A stretch of Haloprofundus halophilus DNA encodes these proteins:
- a CDS encoding TATA-box-binding protein, producing the protein MTTPADSIEIQNVVASTGIGQELDLEALAEDLPGADFNPDNFPGLVYRTQNPKAAALIFRSGKIVCTGAKSIDDVHEALGIIFEKLRDLRIPVEESPEITVQNIVSSADLGHNLNLNALAIGLGLEDVEYEPEQFPGLVYRMDHPEVVILLFGSGKIVITGGKRTDDAETAVEEIVERIQNLGLLG; encoded by the coding sequence ATGACGACGCCGGCAGATTCAATCGAGATACAGAACGTAGTCGCATCGACTGGTATTGGACAAGAGCTCGACCTGGAGGCGCTCGCAGAGGACCTTCCCGGGGCGGATTTCAACCCGGATAACTTCCCCGGTCTCGTCTACCGGACGCAGAATCCGAAGGCGGCCGCACTCATCTTCCGCTCCGGGAAGATCGTCTGTACTGGTGCCAAGAGCATCGACGACGTCCACGAGGCGCTCGGGATAATCTTCGAGAAACTCCGTGACCTGCGTATTCCCGTCGAGGAGAGCCCCGAGATCACCGTCCAGAACATCGTCTCCAGCGCGGACCTCGGCCACAATCTCAACCTCAACGCGCTCGCGATCGGTCTCGGTCTCGAGGACGTCGAGTACGAACCCGAGCAGTTCCCGGGACTCGTCTACCGTATGGACCACCCGGAGGTCGTCATTCTGCTGTTCGGGAGCGGGAAAATCGTCATCACGGGCGGCAAACGAACCGACGACGCCGAGACAGCGGTCGAAGAGATCGTCGAACGAATTCAGAACCTCGGTCTACTCGGCTGA
- a CDS encoding DEAD/DEAH box helicase, producing MTDDHGDESRRDAVSTPPSADGADGDNEDDSVTLDSFYDALQAEGRPVVTAQQVARRLDVSQADAVDALDALAGAGTVQRVDVESDPVVWYPTQWSDVAARERVILFPERREIVVDRPEQYTRAQLSQFAHLVDTTGGDTDERGYLYTIRTEDVWQAPFDELDGLLRSMRSVLPRRSPHLEEWVERQWKRAHQFTLKTHEDGYVVLEAANEDLMGNVAREKLTEQHLHAPISDTESWVREGEEAAIKRVLYEAGYPVTDERDLDTGDPLEIELDVELRDYQQNWVDRFVDQRSGVLVGPPGSGKTIAGMGVLAAVGGETLILVPSRELAGQWRQELLEHTTLTDAQIGEYHGGTKEIRPVTIATYQTAGMDRHRQLFDSRAWGLIVYDEVHHIPSRVFRRSADLQTKHRLGLSATPIREDDKEEDIFTLVGPPIGTDWGKLFDAGFVQEPEVEIRYVPWTDEMAENEYRSADGRERYKLAALNPAKVDEVRHLRGQHLDAKALIFVDWLEQGEALADALDAPFISGEMPHYRRQQLLRQFRDSDGDLRTLVVSRVGDEGIDLPNAEVAIVASGLGGSRRQGAQRAGRTMRPAGNALVYVLATRGSPEEDFAERQLRHLAEKGIRVRESGAWPTGGEE from the coding sequence ATGACCGACGACCACGGCGATGAGAGCCGCCGAGACGCGGTATCGACGCCGCCGAGCGCCGACGGCGCCGACGGTGACAACGAAGACGACTCCGTCACCCTCGACTCCTTCTACGATGCGCTGCAGGCCGAAGGGCGACCAGTCGTCACCGCACAGCAGGTCGCTCGCCGACTCGACGTCTCGCAGGCTGACGCCGTCGACGCGCTCGACGCGCTCGCCGGCGCCGGAACCGTCCAGCGCGTCGACGTCGAGTCCGACCCAGTCGTTTGGTATCCGACGCAGTGGAGCGACGTCGCCGCGCGCGAACGGGTCATCCTCTTCCCCGAACGCCGCGAAATCGTCGTCGACCGACCCGAGCAGTACACCCGCGCGCAACTGTCGCAGTTCGCGCACCTCGTCGATACGACCGGCGGCGACACCGACGAACGCGGCTACCTCTACACGATTCGGACCGAGGACGTCTGGCAGGCCCCCTTCGACGAGTTGGACGGCTTGCTGCGGAGCATGCGGTCGGTGCTGCCGCGGCGCTCGCCGCACCTCGAGGAGTGGGTCGAACGGCAGTGGAAACGCGCCCACCAGTTCACCCTCAAAACCCACGAGGACGGCTACGTCGTCCTCGAAGCGGCCAACGAGGACCTGATGGGTAACGTCGCCCGCGAGAAGCTCACCGAACAGCACCTCCACGCCCCGATCTCCGACACCGAGAGCTGGGTCCGCGAGGGGGAGGAGGCGGCTATCAAACGCGTCCTCTACGAGGCCGGCTACCCCGTCACGGACGAGCGCGACCTCGACACCGGCGACCCGCTCGAAATCGAACTCGACGTCGAGTTACGCGACTACCAGCAGAACTGGGTCGACCGCTTCGTCGACCAGCGGTCGGGCGTCCTCGTCGGCCCACCTGGCAGCGGCAAGACCATCGCCGGCATGGGGGTGCTCGCGGCCGTCGGCGGCGAAACCCTGATTCTCGTTCCGAGCCGGGAACTCGCCGGCCAGTGGCGACAGGAACTGCTCGAACACACGACGCTCACAGACGCGCAGATCGGCGAGTATCACGGCGGGACAAAGGAGATTCGACCGGTCACTATCGCCACCTACCAGACCGCGGGGATGGACCGCCACCGCCAACTGTTCGACTCGCGCGCGTGGGGACTCATCGTCTACGACGAGGTCCACCACATCCCGAGTCGCGTGTTCAGACGCAGCGCCGACCTCCAGACGAAGCACCGACTCGGGCTGTCGGCGACGCCGATCCGCGAGGACGACAAGGAAGAGGACATCTTCACGCTCGTCGGCCCGCCCATCGGCACCGACTGGGGGAAACTGTTCGACGCCGGCTTCGTTCAGGAGCCGGAAGTCGAGATTCGGTACGTCCCGTGGACCGACGAGATGGCCGAAAACGAGTACCGAAGCGCCGACGGCCGCGAGCGCTACAAACTCGCGGCGCTCAACCCCGCGAAAGTCGACGAGGTTCGCCACCTGCGCGGACAGCATCTGGACGCGAAAGCCCTGATTTTCGTCGATTGGCTCGAACAGGGCGAGGCGCTCGCAGACGCGCTCGACGCGCCGTTCATCAGCGGCGAGATGCCGCACTACCGCCGCCAACAGCTCCTCCGGCAGTTCCGCGACTCCGACGGGGACCTGCGGACGCTCGTCGTCTCCCGCGTCGGCGACGAGGGTATCGACCTCCCGAACGCCGAGGTCGCTATCGTCGCCTCCGGTCTCGGCGGGTCGCGGCGACAGGGCGCACAGCGCGCCGGCCGGACGATGCGGCCCGCGGGCAACGCCCTGGTGTACGTGCTCGCCACCCGCGGGTCGCCGGAGGAGGACTTCGCCGAACGCCAACTGCGGCATCTCGCGGAGAAAGGAATCCGCGTCCGCGAGTCGGGTGCGTGGCCGACCGGCGGCGAGGAGTAG
- a CDS encoding HalOD1 output domain-containing protein produces the protein MSGQSGGDRQRDISYDPERNQYSVEFDRARDVPSIVLVGALAEIEGRDTNDIEPLYGTVDPDAIDTIFQRDSRTTAERNGHLTFDFDGRTVTVWAEGRIDISLSDAERDGADTRRDETDENGAEESEHVEGRRDDEDVESGLTDCDSAEEDESSER, from the coding sequence ATGTCCGGGCAGTCAGGCGGAGATAGACAGAGAGACATCAGCTACGACCCCGAGAGGAACCAGTACAGCGTCGAGTTCGACCGAGCGCGGGACGTTCCGAGCATCGTGCTCGTCGGCGCGCTAGCGGAAATCGAAGGCAGAGACACCAACGACATCGAACCGCTGTACGGGACGGTCGACCCCGATGCGATAGATACGATTTTCCAGCGGGATTCCAGAACGACCGCCGAACGAAACGGGCACCTCACGTTCGACTTCGATGGACGGACAGTGACCGTGTGGGCCGAAGGTCGAATCGATATCTCCCTCAGTGACGCCGAACGAGACGGAGCGGACACACGCCGAGACGAGACAGACGAGAACGGTGCGGAAGAAAGTGAACACGTCGAGGGACGGCGGGACGACGAGGACGTCGAATCGGGACTGACCGACTGCGACTCGGCCGAGGAAGACGAGTCGTCGGAACGCTAA
- a CDS encoding 6-pyruvoyl trahydropterin synthase family protein: protein MTRSALEDDSETFASRAGERVLHIGRDRPIRISAGHRLMHHDGKCSRPHGHNYEISVRLVGDLTEEGWVVDKGEVTAVIDEWDHMFLLEDGDPLVEAFADAGDADATVVLDAPPTAEVMSVLLEEKLAAALPDTVRDVAVEVSETSELCGGGY, encoded by the coding sequence ATGACTCGGAGTGCACTCGAAGACGACTCGGAGACGTTCGCCTCCCGCGCCGGCGAGCGAGTCCTCCACATCGGCCGCGACCGCCCCATCCGAATCAGCGCGGGTCACCGGCTCATGCATCACGACGGGAAATGTAGCCGCCCGCACGGTCACAACTACGAGATTTCGGTCCGCCTCGTCGGCGACCTCACCGAGGAGGGGTGGGTCGTCGACAAAGGCGAGGTTACGGCGGTCATCGACGAGTGGGACCACATGTTCCTGCTCGAAGACGGCGACCCGCTGGTCGAGGCGTTCGCCGACGCCGGCGACGCCGACGCCACCGTCGTCCTCGACGCGCCGCCGACCGCCGAGGTGATGAGCGTCCTCTTGGAGGAGAAACTCGCTGCAGCGCTGCCCGACACCGTGCGCGACGTCGCCGTCGAAGTGAGCGAGACGAGCGAACTCTGCGGCGGCGGATACTGA
- a CDS encoding AIR synthase family protein, producing MTGKFTPDDLAAYVFSRTGAPNDDLLVGPAFGEDAAAVRVGGETLVVSTDPISLAAERIGTLGVAIVSNDVAACGGVPEWLTCTILLPDDDPALLDTITAQLDAEANRLGITIVGGHSESVSALSRPLLSLTCAGAADRYVSTGGARPGDRVLLTKAAGIEGTAVLASDFADEFDLPADLVADATSFFDDLSVIPDAAALEPFAAAMHDPTEGGVAAGLTEMAVASDAVLSVDPGDVPIRPETRRLCDAADVDPLRILGSGALVATVSETAVDEALAALSDAGVDAAEIGTVERPEDTDYEAAGLRLGDEFLASPPADDMYALWD from the coding sequence ATGACCGGCAAGTTCACGCCCGACGACCTCGCCGCCTACGTCTTCTCGCGGACGGGCGCACCGAACGACGACCTACTCGTCGGCCCGGCGTTCGGCGAGGACGCCGCCGCCGTGCGAGTCGGCGGCGAGACGCTCGTCGTCAGCACCGACCCGATCTCGCTGGCCGCCGAACGAATCGGGACGCTCGGCGTCGCCATCGTCTCCAACGACGTGGCCGCCTGCGGCGGCGTTCCGGAGTGGCTGACCTGCACGATTCTCCTGCCCGACGACGACCCGGCGCTGCTCGACACCATCACCGCTCAACTCGACGCCGAAGCGAACCGGCTCGGTATCACTATCGTCGGCGGTCACAGCGAGTCCGTCTCGGCGCTCTCTCGGCCGCTTCTCTCGCTGACCTGCGCCGGCGCCGCCGACCGGTACGTCTCGACCGGCGGCGCGCGACCGGGCGACCGAGTCCTCCTGACCAAGGCCGCCGGTATCGAGGGAACCGCCGTGCTCGCGTCGGACTTCGCCGACGAGTTCGACCTCCCCGCGGACCTCGTCGCCGACGCGACGTCGTTCTTCGACGACCTGAGCGTCATCCCGGACGCGGCGGCGCTCGAACCGTTCGCGGCGGCGATGCACGACCCGACCGAGGGCGGCGTCGCCGCCGGTCTCACCGAGATGGCCGTCGCCAGCGACGCCGTGCTCTCGGTCGACCCCGGCGACGTTCCCATCCGTCCCGAAACCCGCCGACTCTGCGACGCAGCGGACGTCGACCCGCTCCGAATTCTCGGGTCGGGCGCACTCGTCGCCACCGTCTCCGAGACAGCCGTCGACGAAGCGCTGGCGGCGCTGAGTGACGCAGGTGTCGACGCCGCGGAAATCGGCACCGTCGAGCGACCAGAAGACACGGACTACGAAGCGGCTGGACTCCGCCTCGGCGACGAGTTCCTCGCGTCGCCGCCGGCGGACGACATGTACGCGCTCTGGGACTGA
- a CDS encoding helix-turn-helix transcriptional regulator: MTAREDIAFLVGSASRVAVLEQLQRTPQRPIELAETCPCTRETVQRALAGFTERGWVEKRSPQYHLTLGGELVLDRYHALVEANEDARRIAPFAANVCDSLTDLSHEVCQRATITVGTSEDPHAPIHRFLSVLGTDSVGRFRGMTPIVSRVFNEAAARVIAPNTEMELVVDTSVLEASPAVDPEATERAAELDQFSLYLSPSPIDVGLALFDGYAWLGAYDTGNLVACLDGDDPELVEWVESEYQSVRETASEVDPVSTTLSE; this comes from the coding sequence ATGACCGCACGCGAGGATATCGCGTTCCTCGTCGGTTCGGCGAGTCGAGTCGCTGTACTCGAACAACTCCAGCGCACGCCACAGCGACCGATAGAACTCGCGGAGACGTGTCCCTGCACGCGCGAGACCGTTCAGCGCGCCCTCGCGGGGTTCACCGAACGAGGGTGGGTCGAGAAGCGTTCGCCGCAGTACCATCTCACACTCGGCGGTGAACTCGTGTTGGATCGGTACCACGCGCTCGTCGAAGCGAACGAGGACGCGAGACGCATCGCTCCGTTCGCCGCGAACGTCTGCGACTCGCTCACCGACCTCTCACACGAGGTGTGCCAGCGCGCGACGATAACCGTCGGAACGTCGGAGGACCCACACGCGCCCATCCACCGATTTCTCTCCGTGCTCGGCACGGATTCCGTCGGCCGGTTCCGCGGGATGACACCCATCGTAAGCCGAGTGTTCAACGAGGCGGCAGCGCGAGTCATCGCACCGAACACCGAGATGGAACTGGTCGTCGACACGTCAGTGCTCGAAGCCTCGCCCGCGGTCGACCCGGAGGCGACCGAGCGAGCGGCCGAACTCGACCAGTTCTCGCTGTATCTATCGCCCTCGCCGATCGACGTCGGCCTCGCGTTGTTCGACGGTTACGCGTGGTTGGGCGCGTACGACACCGGAAACCTGGTCGCGTGCCTCGACGGCGACGACCCGGAACTGGTCGAGTGGGTAGAAAGCGAGTACCAGAGTGTCCGCGAAACGGCCAGCGAGGTCGATCCGGTCTCGACGACACTCTCGGAGTAG
- a CDS encoding N-6 DNA methylase — MTDPISNETLLESAERLCETYREAATERLRDGDVAVVDAAERWTAFVRHHHGAVFDAADRAADAAVLEDRAADAPTERTVFLDVLAANFAVSRLRRAVESAFDADCRSSPPPDCVDVNADFTTAFDAVHRLVRDDFDDESAARLARLESAEPVILDSLEPTAVGHLYERIVSRRARLSLGEYYTPRGLAELALPADCAGETVLDPACGAGVFLAAAVDRKRMALSDLTPRETLDRITSTVVGVDLNPVAVRCARLAYLLTLTPLLAAVDSPTVELPVYLGDSLGLGGESAVPARTASPTTDLRADVLVGNPPWLTWERLSERARSRWREHHIDRLDLLPRRGAERLLGHANDDLSVPFVWVCIERYLEEGGRAAFVLKRDLRSGPAGRLLRQLRVGDRPLSLRRVEDFGALAPFGDQVRAAAALYEFTADADTEFPVSFRTWRARSDPDAPAPPAFDSLDAMHRTLDTETTGLVPVDVDDPAGSWVRVDAERAALGPCAHEIRHGLKDDAKAVFTVDDRLVSALELDHLYPYLRSKHVVKFGLFGHDRHLVPQRRTNEENESELARDAPRTYDYLANHRETLDGRASTWFDGGPFYNLFGLGPYTWADYKVVWCRLGFKPHFVVVSTVDDPELGEKTVVPGDHCMFVATDDRREAHFLCGLLNSAPYQRCLRELGGEGKASLSKAAVSKLYLPEWRDTPLFRRIADCSERAHEIVPGHVDVSKREYNRTTIPELEVVTGELDRAVERLLAERDDNS, encoded by the coding sequence ATGACCGACCCGATATCGAACGAGACGCTCTTGGAATCCGCCGAGCGACTCTGCGAGACGTACCGAGAGGCGGCGACCGAGCGCCTCCGCGACGGCGACGTCGCCGTAGTCGACGCGGCCGAGAGATGGACGGCGTTCGTCCGGCACCACCACGGCGCGGTGTTCGACGCCGCCGACCGAGCGGCCGACGCCGCGGTACTCGAGGACCGAGCGGCCGACGCCCCGACGGAACGCACAGTCTTTCTCGACGTTCTCGCCGCAAATTTCGCCGTTTCACGACTCAGACGTGCGGTCGAATCCGCGTTCGACGCCGACTGTCGGTCGTCGCCCCCGCCCGATTGCGTCGACGTGAACGCCGACTTCACCACGGCGTTCGACGCCGTCCACCGACTCGTTCGCGACGATTTCGACGACGAGAGCGCGGCGCGACTCGCACGACTCGAATCTGCAGAGCCGGTCATCCTCGACTCGCTGGAACCGACCGCCGTCGGCCACCTCTACGAGCGAATCGTCTCCCGGCGCGCGCGACTCTCACTCGGCGAGTACTACACGCCCCGGGGCCTCGCCGAACTGGCGCTCCCGGCCGACTGCGCCGGCGAGACGGTACTGGACCCCGCGTGCGGTGCCGGCGTCTTCCTCGCCGCGGCCGTCGACCGAAAACGGATGGCGCTTTCGGACCTCACGCCCCGAGAGACGCTCGACCGAATCACCTCGACCGTCGTCGGCGTCGACCTCAACCCGGTCGCCGTCCGCTGCGCTCGCCTCGCGTATCTCCTGACGCTGACGCCGCTTCTCGCCGCCGTCGACTCGCCGACGGTCGAACTCCCCGTCTACTTGGGGGATTCGTTGGGCCTCGGCGGGGAGTCGGCCGTTCCCGCCCGGACCGCCTCGCCGACGACCGACCTCCGCGCCGACGTGCTCGTCGGGAATCCGCCGTGGCTCACGTGGGAGCGACTCAGCGAACGCGCGCGCTCGCGGTGGCGCGAACACCACATCGACCGTTTGGACCTCCTGCCGCGACGAGGTGCCGAACGGCTGCTCGGCCACGCCAACGACGACCTGTCGGTGCCGTTCGTCTGGGTCTGCATCGAGCGCTATCTCGAAGAGGGCGGCCGCGCGGCGTTCGTGCTCAAACGCGACCTCCGAAGCGGGCCGGCGGGGCGACTGCTCAGGCAACTCCGCGTCGGCGACCGCCCGCTCTCGCTGCGCCGCGTCGAGGATTTCGGTGCTCTCGCGCCGTTCGGCGACCAAGTGCGCGCGGCGGCGGCGTTGTACGAGTTCACCGCCGACGCCGACACCGAGTTTCCGGTGAGTTTTCGCACGTGGCGAGCACGGAGCGACCCCGACGCCCCCGCCCCGCCCGCGTTCGACAGTCTCGACGCGATGCACCGGACGCTCGACACCGAGACGACGGGACTCGTCCCCGTCGACGTCGACGACCCCGCGGGCTCCTGGGTCCGCGTCGACGCCGAACGCGCGGCGCTCGGCCCGTGCGCCCACGAGATTCGACACGGGCTCAAGGACGACGCGAAGGCGGTGTTCACCGTCGACGACCGACTGGTGTCGGCGCTGGAACTCGACCACCTCTACCCGTACCTCCGCTCGAAACACGTCGTGAAGTTCGGCCTGTTCGGTCACGACCGTCACCTCGTTCCACAGCGGCGCACGAACGAGGAGAACGAGTCGGAACTCGCCCGCGACGCGCCCCGGACGTACGACTACCTCGCGAACCACCGCGAAACGCTCGACGGGCGGGCGTCGACGTGGTTCGACGGCGGACCGTTCTACAACCTGTTCGGACTCGGACCGTACACGTGGGCCGACTACAAGGTCGTCTGGTGCCGCCTCGGATTCAAACCCCACTTCGTCGTCGTCTCGACCGTCGACGACCCCGAACTGGGCGAGAAGACGGTCGTCCCCGGCGACCACTGCATGTTCGTCGCTACCGACGACCGCCGGGAGGCGCACTTTCTCTGCGGGTTGCTCAACTCCGCGCCGTACCAGCGCTGCCTGCGCGAACTCGGCGGCGAGGGGAAGGCCAGCCTCTCGAAAGCGGCCGTCTCGAAGCTCTACCTCCCCGAGTGGCGCGATACTCCCCTCTTTCGCCGCATCGCCGACTGCTCCGAGCGCGCGCACGAAATCGTCCCGGGCCACGTCGACGTGAGCAAGCGCGAGTACAACCGAACGACGATACCCGAACTGGAGGTCGTGACGGGGGAACTCGACCGCGCCGTCGAGCGGTTGCTCGCCGAACGGGATGATAATTCTTAA
- a CDS encoding acyl-CoA thioesterase, whose product MDRRVPSMTDFAYEHDIEVRFRDLDPLGHVNHAVYASYCEQARIRYLREVLGLTADDLPMVVANLELNYRKPVTFDDDLTAAVAVTSLGESSFTMTYELRAADVVATAETTQVVVDRETKRPTAVPTEWRERLREYEPSLE is encoded by the coding sequence ATGGACCGACGAGTGCCCTCGATGACCGACTTCGCCTACGAACACGACATCGAGGTTCGGTTCCGGGACCTCGACCCGCTCGGCCACGTCAACCACGCCGTCTACGCCAGTTACTGCGAGCAGGCGCGCATCCGCTACCTCCGGGAAGTGCTCGGCCTCACCGCCGACGACCTGCCGATGGTCGTCGCCAACCTCGAACTGAACTACCGGAAACCCGTCACCTTCGACGACGACCTCACGGCGGCCGTCGCCGTGACCTCCCTCGGCGAGTCGAGTTTCACGATGACGTACGAACTCCGCGCCGCCGACGTCGTCGCCACCGCCGAGACGACGCAGGTGGTCGTCGACCGCGAGACCAAGCGCCCGACGGCGGTTCCGACCGAGTGGCGCGAGCGACTACGCGAGTACGAACCGTCGCTGGAGTGA
- a CDS encoding Cdc6/Cdc18 family protein: protein MPDAGDDLFTREDPIFANKELLEISHLPGEGRIVGRDDEISDLATAVNPAIFGQSPSNVLIYGKTGTGKSLCAKYVSQRLVETASEEAVNATFAYVDCAQDTTETQAVQTIADSVNQSELTDIKVPDKGLSTATYYKRLWRILDVTYDVVLIILDEIDKLENDDILMQLSRAGEAGKIENCKLGVIGISNKIQYKDRMDERVKSSLCEREFVFPPYDANQLRDIMDARSDAFRDGVLDPSTIPRAAALAAREHGDARKAIDILRYAGEIAQSNGAPTVKEIYVTQARERAETDRFRELIRGSTPHSRYVLQALAVLSLSNQRKDGFRTSRVYEIYESICRQEGSDSLSLRRVRDLLKEHAFLDIIEQSKHSGGSAEGSYTKHQLLENPEVVKEVLTENGDS from the coding sequence ATGCCGGACGCAGGGGACGACCTCTTCACGCGCGAGGACCCGATATTCGCCAACAAAGAGCTACTCGAGATCAGCCACCTGCCGGGTGAGGGTCGAATCGTCGGCCGCGACGACGAGATCTCGGACCTCGCGACGGCGGTAAACCCCGCCATCTTCGGACAGAGTCCCAGCAACGTCCTCATCTACGGGAAGACGGGAACCGGAAAGTCGCTCTGCGCGAAGTACGTCTCCCAACGACTCGTCGAAACTGCGAGCGAGGAGGCGGTCAACGCGACGTTCGCCTACGTCGACTGCGCGCAGGACACGACCGAGACGCAGGCGGTCCAGACTATCGCCGACAGCGTCAACCAGTCGGAACTCACCGACATCAAAGTCCCCGACAAGGGCCTCAGCACGGCGACGTACTACAAGCGCCTGTGGCGAATCTTGGACGTGACGTACGACGTCGTCCTCATCATCTTAGACGAGATAGACAAACTGGAGAACGACGACATCCTCATGCAACTCTCGCGTGCGGGCGAGGCCGGCAAGATCGAGAACTGTAAACTCGGCGTCATCGGCATCAGCAACAAGATACAGTACAAAGACCGGATGGACGAACGCGTCAAGAGCAGCCTCTGCGAGCGCGAGTTCGTCTTTCCGCCGTACGACGCCAACCAGCTCCGCGATATCATGGACGCTCGCAGCGACGCGTTCCGCGACGGCGTCCTCGACCCGTCGACGATTCCACGGGCGGCGGCACTCGCGGCGCGCGAACACGGTGACGCGCGGAAGGCTATCGACATCCTTCGATACGCCGGTGAGATTGCGCAGTCGAACGGCGCACCGACGGTCAAGGAGATCTACGTCACGCAAGCGCGCGAACGCGCGGAGACGGACCGCTTCCGTGAACTCATCCGCGGGTCGACACCGCACTCGCGCTACGTTCTGCAGGCGCTCGCGGTTCTCTCGCTGTCGAATCAGCGGAAGGACGGGTTCAGGACCAGTCGCGTGTACGAGATTTACGAGAGTATCTGTCGACAGGAGGGGTCGGACAGCCTCTCGCTTCGTCGCGTTCGCGACTTACTGAAAGAACACGCGTTTCTCGACATCATCGAACAGTCGAAACACAGCGGCGGCAGCGCCGAGGGCAGCTACACGAAACACCAACTACTCGAAAATCCCGAAGTAGTGAAAGAAGTTCTGACCGAAAACGGCGATTCGTAG
- a CDS encoding pyridoxal-phosphate-dependent aminotransferase family protein — MLLTPGPTAVPEPVRRAMAREQPNPDVEERFRVRYEGLCEKLAEVYDADHDVVVPGGEGILGLEAAVASLVEPGDRVLCISNGLYGDGFADFVENYGGEPTLVGVEHTEALDVDAVEAALERSEELDEPFEFATMVHCETPTGTLTNLEPVLDALDDHGVLSVVDAVSSLGGTPVPTERIDVCLGGSQKCFSAPPGLTTAAISDEAWAAMEARDPSSLYTNFLPWRDVSEEFPYTHLTANVAALDAAVDLLLEEGLDAVYDRHVAAAEVCRERGEEMSLELFADSARPSPTVTAFHVPGRASELQRTLAEEHDVILSTGLGDLADDVIRVGHMGHGADIEKVDRAMDALEAALS, encoded by the coding sequence ATGCTACTCACGCCCGGTCCGACCGCCGTTCCGGAACCCGTTCGACGCGCGATGGCGCGCGAGCAGCCGAACCCCGACGTGGAGGAGCGCTTCCGCGTCCGTTACGAGGGCCTGTGCGAGAAACTCGCCGAGGTGTACGACGCCGACCACGACGTCGTCGTCCCCGGCGGCGAGGGGATTCTGGGGTTGGAAGCCGCCGTCGCCTCGCTCGTCGAACCCGGCGACCGCGTGCTCTGCATCTCGAACGGACTCTACGGTGACGGGTTCGCCGACTTCGTGGAGAACTACGGCGGAGAACCGACGCTCGTCGGCGTCGAACACACGGAGGCGCTCGACGTCGACGCCGTGGAGGCGGCGCTCGAACGGAGCGAGGAACTGGACGAACCGTTCGAGTTCGCGACGATGGTTCACTGCGAGACGCCCACGGGGACGCTCACGAACCTCGAACCCGTGTTGGACGCGCTGGACGACCACGGCGTGCTCTCCGTCGTCGACGCCGTCTCGTCGCTCGGCGGGACACCCGTCCCGACGGAGCGTATCGACGTGTGCCTCGGCGGGTCGCAGAAGTGCTTCAGCGCGCCGCCGGGGCTGACGACGGCCGCCATCAGCGACGAGGCGTGGGCGGCGATGGAGGCTCGCGACCCCTCGTCGCTGTACACGAACTTCCTGCCGTGGCGCGACGTGAGCGAGGAGTTCCCCTACACGCATCTGACCGCGAACGTCGCGGCGCTCGACGCCGCCGTCGACCTGCTCCTCGAAGAGGGGTTAGACGCGGTGTACGACCGCCACGTCGCCGCCGCGGAGGTGTGTCGCGAGCGCGGAGAGGAGATGAGTCTGGAGCTGTTCGCCGACAGCGCACGGCCCTCGCCGACGGTGACGGCGTTTCACGTCCCGGGTCGAGCGAGCGAGTTGCAACGCACGCTGGCCGAGGAACACGACGTGATTCTCTCGACCGGGCTGGGTGACCTCGCCGACGACGTCATCCGCGTTGGCCACATGGGCCACGGAGCGGATATCGAGAAGGTCGACCGAGCGATGGACGCGCTCGAAGCGGCACTCTCGTAG